A stretch of Bradyrhizobium sp. AZCC 2262 DNA encodes these proteins:
- a CDS encoding nucleotidyltransferase family protein, which yields MSVTPTKAMVLAAGLGLRMRPLTDHMPKPLVSVAGQPLLDHVLDKLANAGVSEAVVNVHYLPDQIIRHTASRVRPRIIISDERDVVLGTGGAVVRALPLLGKEPFFHLNADTMWIDGVRPNLARLAETFDPDRMDILLLMAPTTSSIGYAGRGDYAMLPDGALRKRREHQVVPFVYAGAAIMSPSLFADAPAGEFSLTKMFDRANEQERLFGLRLDGVWMHVGTPDAVQAAEEAFLESVA from the coding sequence ATGTCCGTTACGCCCACCAAAGCCATGGTTCTTGCCGCCGGTCTCGGTTTGCGCATGCGCCCGTTGACCGACCACATGCCGAAGCCACTGGTGAGCGTGGCCGGCCAGCCGCTGCTCGATCACGTGCTGGACAAGCTCGCCAACGCCGGTGTCAGCGAGGCCGTGGTCAACGTGCATTACCTGCCCGACCAGATCATCCGGCACACCGCGAGCCGCGTCCGGCCCCGCATCATCATTTCCGACGAACGCGACGTCGTGCTTGGCACCGGCGGCGCTGTCGTGAGGGCGCTGCCCCTGCTCGGCAAGGAGCCGTTCTTCCACCTCAACGCCGACACGATGTGGATCGACGGCGTGCGGCCCAATCTGGCGCGGCTCGCCGAAACCTTCGATCCCGACCGGATGGACATCCTGCTCCTGATGGCGCCGACCACAAGCAGCATCGGCTATGCCGGACGCGGCGACTACGCCATGCTGCCGGACGGCGCGTTGCGCAAGCGGCGTGAACACCAGGTGGTGCCGTTCGTCTATGCGGGCGCGGCAATCATGTCGCCCTCGCTGTTTGCCGACGCGCCCGCCGGCGAGTTTTCGCTGACAAAAATGTTCGACCGCGCCAACGAGCAAGAACGGCTATTCGGCTTGCGGCTCGACGGCGTCTGGATGCACGTCGGAACCCCCGACGCGGTGCAGGCCGCGGAAGAGGCGTTTCTGGAAAGCGTGGCTTGA
- a CDS encoding PilZ domain-containing protein, with translation MAGAERRKGDRIVFERGFAAHMMGIDGTWRRDCVMEDVSETGAKLTVEGSVEGLHLKEFFLLLSSTGLAYRRCELAWVNGDQIGVNFLKQGDKKKKAARRGAEDAEV, from the coding sequence ATGGCGGGGGCGGAACGTCGCAAGGGAGATCGGATCGTATTCGAGCGCGGCTTTGCGGCGCACATGATGGGCATCGACGGCACCTGGCGGCGTGACTGCGTGATGGAAGACGTCTCCGAGACCGGCGCCAAGCTGACGGTCGAAGGGTCGGTCGAGGGCCTGCACTTAAAGGAATTCTTCCTGCTGCTGTCGTCCACCGGGCTTGCCTATCGGCGCTGCGAGCTGGCCTGGGTCAACGGCGATCAGATCGGCGTCAACTTCCTGAAGCAGGGCGACAAGAAGAAGAAGGCAGCCAGGCGCGGGGCCGAGGACGCTGAGGTCTGA